From Fusarium fujikuroi IMI 58289 draft genome, chromosome FFUJ_chr07, a single genomic window includes:
- a CDS encoding probable prenyl transferase, with protein MNRQAMWTRTSTAAPACALCRQLTVSRSPSRIHSASLHISPRRDSAWGAAVQVASNVVSNVVKKASKDAMHVDPLRTVAKEMKFLTGNIRKLLGSGHPSLDRAAKYYTQAEGKHVRPLIVLLMSRATYLCPKTPPTAPIVTHRGVDTAISPAQILADVNPSAQPLSSLEQEVPDANSDILPSQRRLAEITELIHTASLLHDDVIDHSISRRGSPSANLEFGNKMAVLAGDFLLGRASVALARLRNPEVVELLATVIANLVEGEFMQLKNTERDERNPKWSEETVTYYLQKTYLKTASLISKSCRAAALLGNTDAVTVDAAYSYGRNLGLAFQLVDDLLDYTQSGSDLGKPAGADLELGLATAPLLFAWKQMPELGALVGRKFAQEGDVQRARELVLQSDGIEQTRALAQEYVDKAIASIAEFPESEAKDGLIEMAHKSLKRQK; from the exons ATGAACAGACAGGCCATGTGGACGAGGACAAGCACTGCTGCTCCGGCTTGCGCTCTGTGCAGACAATTGACCGTCAGTCGGTCTCCCTCGAGGATACACAGCGCTTCGTTGCATATTAGTCCTCGAAGGGACTCGGCCTGGGGTGCGGCTGTTCAAGTCGCTTCCAATGTTGTAAGCAATGTCGTTAAGAAGGCTTCCAAGGATGCAATGCATGTCGATCCTCTGCGGACTGTTGCCAAAGAGATGAAGTTCCTCACGGGCAATATTCGAAAGCTCCTCGGTTCTGGTCATCCTTCGCTTGATCGTGCTGCCAAATATTATACCCAAGCTGAGGGCAAGCATGTCAGGCCATTGATCGTTCTCCTCATGAGCAGAGCTACATATCTCTGCCCAAAAACTCCTCCTACGGCTCCTATAGTTACTCACCGTGGCGTCGACACTGCGATATCACCAGCTCAGATCCTCGCCGATGTGAACCCTTCTGCTCAGCCTCTATCATCTCTCGAACAAGAAGTCCCCGATGCAAACTCCGATATTCTTCCCAGCCAGCGACGACTTGCCGAGATCACTGAGCTCATCCACAcggcttctcttcttcacgaCGACGTCATCGACCACTCTATCTCTCGACGTGGTTCGCCCTCGGCAAATTTGGAGTTTGGCAACAAGATGGCTGTTCTGGCGGGTGATTTCTTGCTAGGCAGGGCGTCTGTTGCGCTCGCCCGCCTTCGAAACCCAGAGGTTGTCGAGCTGCTGGCCACTGTTATCGCTAACCTCGTGGAGGGCGAGTTCATGCAGCTTAAGAACACAGAGCGGGACGAGAGGAATCCCAAGTGGTCGGAGGAGACCGTCACATACTACCTTCAAAAGACGTACCTCAAGACCGCATCGCTTATCTCAAAGTCTTGCCGAGCTGCCGCTTTGCTGGGTAACACGGATGCTGTGACAGTCGACGCCGCTTACTCGTATGGACGAAACCTGGGACTGGCCTTCCAGTTGGTAGACGACCTTTTGGACTATACACAGAGCGGATCGGATCTGGGTAAGCCTGCGGGGGCAGATTTGGAGCTGGGACTCGCGACGGCACCACTGCTATTTGCCTGGAAACAGATGCCGGAACTCGGAGCTCTCGTTGGCCGCAAGTTTGCCCAGGAGGGTGACGTACAAAGG GCACGTGAGTTGGTTCTCCAGAGCGACGGTATTGAGCAGACGAGAGCTCTCGCGCAAGAATACGTGGATAAAGCTATTGCATCAATTGCGGAATTCCCCGAGAGCGAGGCTAAGGACGGATTGATTGAGATGGCGCATAAGTCGCTCAAGCGACAGAAGTAA
- a CDS encoding related to emopamil-binding protein, with protein MDTLVESVNATAKIPLHPFWPLNAALPQYAANTLSSRALVASFVVGASAILGVTLSLIQQSRRKLSKTEMFMTLCGANRPGYYVVNFLDISNRQFLFAQLWKEYSLSDSRYLTQDSFLVPMEAITAFLWGPMSFFCAWSIVKQHPLRHPIQLIISVGQLYGDVLYFGTCYFNEIVHSVVYCRPEQFYFYMYYVFCNAIWIVIPTVCVVHSVVQTKRAFAKVQEVERVKKGM; from the exons ATGGACACTCTCGTCGAAAGCGTCAACGCAACAGCCAAAATCCCCCTTCATCCGTTCTGGCCATTGAACGCAGCCCTTCCTCAATATGCCGCCAACACACTATCCTCCCGCGCCCTCGTAGCATCCTTCGTTGTCGGCGCAAGTGCCATTCTCGGAGTGACTCTGTCGCTGATCCAACAATCTCGTCGAAAGTTATCAAAGACAGAGATGTTCATGACACTATG TGGTGCTAATAGACCAGGTTACTACGTCGTCAACTTCCTCGACATCTCCAATCGACAATTCCTCTTCGCCCAGCTCTGGAAAGAATACTCCCTCTCAGACTCGCGCTACCTCACCCAAGATTCCTTCCTCGTCCCCATGGAAGCCATAACCGCCTTCCTCTGGGGTCCCATGTCGTTCTTTTGCGCGTGGAGTATCGTCAAGCAACATCCTCTGCGACACCCGATCCAGCTTATCATTAGCGTCGGACAACTCTACGGCGATGTGCTGTACTTTGGTACTTGCTACTTCAACGAGATTGTTCATAGCGTTGTGTACTGTCGCCCGGAGCAGTTTTACTTTTACATGTATTATGTTTTCTGTAATGCGATCTGGATTGTTATTCCGACTGTTTGTGTGGTTCACAGTGTTGTCCAGACGAAGAGGGCTTTTGCGAAGGTTcaggaggttgagagggTGAAGAAGGGGATGTAA
- a CDS encoding alphaN-acetylglucosamine GNT1-like protein, giving the protein MGVASTLMSRFCRILPPVTIITICFYFLIKLSLVSNAAVPDPERWKNHALDFVEEDEEGYTPTFETTAIPTPLQTSAAHIEDLENKGDIGDFADDDEFLPFVNIEDDGDWDEEDLQEMSGGKYENETVDDGGDWSRFAYIQYVTNEDYLCNSVMIFEALHRLGSKADRLLMYPQEMLDPEAEYSSSHGGKLLIRARDEYNVTLQPIEIQHRDGQDETWADSFTKLLAFNQTQYERVLSLDSDSTVLQHMDELFELPPCPVAMPRAYWLYNDNPPKKILSSQLMLIQPDEVEFERIVQKMNSIGPNDYDMEIVNSLYLDSALILPHRKYDMLTAEFRAKDHSAYLGSEREQWDPNAVLNEAKFVHFSDWPVPKPWINDPEVRLQNQPDCATNETTCAEREIWNGLYTDFRDNRERVCESFGTQKWIHWKRMAKRNM; this is encoded by the exons ATGGGTGTAGCCTCAACGCTCATGTCGCGATTCTGCAGGATCTTACCACCAGTTACCATCATTACGATATGCTTCTActtcctcatcaagctctccCTCGTTTCCAACGCAGCTGTACCGGATCCTGAGAGATGGAAGAATCACGCCTTGGattttgttgaagaagacgaagaaggttACACTCCCACGTTCGAGACGACTGCCATACCAACACCTCTCCAAACCTCGGCAGCACATatcgaagatcttgagaatAAGGGAGATATTGGAGACTTtgctgatgacgatgagttTCTTCCATTTGTTAATATTGAGGACGATGGGGAttgggatgaggaagatctcCAGGAAATGAGTGGTGGGAAGTATGAGAATGAGAccgttgatgatgggggCGACTGGTCTAGATTCGCTTACATCCAGTATGTCACGAACGAGGACTACCTTTGCAACTCAGTCATGATATTTGAGGCGTTGCATCGGTTGGGAAGCAAGGCGGACAGACTCTTGATGTATCCACAGGAGATGCTTGACCCAGAGGCCGAGTACTCAAGCTCGCATGGTGGAAAGCTTCTAATCAGGGCAAGGGATGAGTATAATGTCACTCTTCAACCCATTGAGATTCAACACCGCGATGGACAAGACG AAACCTGGGCCGATTCGTTCACCAAGCTCCTCGCCTTCAACCAAACCCAATACGAGCGCGTCCTCTCCCTCGACTCAGACAGCACAGTCCTCCAACACATGGACGAACTCTTCGAACTCCCCCCTTGTCCCGTCGCCATGCCCCGCGCATACTGGCTCTACAATGACAACCCacccaagaagatcctctCCTCCCAGCTCATGCTGATCCAACCTGACGAAGTTGAATTCGAGCGCATCGTCCAAAAGATGAACAGCATCGGACCAAACGACTACGACATGGAGATCGTTAACAGTTTATACCTCGACAGCGCCCTCATCTTACCTCACAGGAAGTACGATATGCTCACGGCAGAGTTTAGAGCCAAGGATCATTCAGCATACCTTGGTAGCGAGAGAGAACAGTGGGATCCTAATGCCGTGCTGAACGAGGCCAAGTTTGTGCATTTTTCTGACTGGCCTGTGCCGAAGCCGTGGATTAATGATCCTGAGGTGAGATTGCAGAACCAGCCAGATTGTGCTACGAACGAGACGACTTGTGCGGAGAGGGAGATCTGGAATGGGCTTTATACAGATTTTAGAGATAACAGAGAG AGAGTTTGTGAGTCGTTTGGAACACAAAAATGGATACACTGGAAGAGAATGGCGAAGAGGAATATGTGA